The Oncorhynchus kisutch isolate 150728-3 linkage group LG8, Okis_V2, whole genome shotgun sequence DNA segment AAATAAGGCAGAGAAACAGCTCGCCTAACAGTCAACATACAGTAAACAAATGAAATACAGCAGAGCCTGAAAGCCCCTGGGTCTGTAAGTACACAGCATTTCAGTCTATCCATGATTAGAAGCCCTTCTAATACCCCTTACTGACTTTAAGGCTACAGAAAGATATTTTGCCAGCAGTGACACTAGCCATCAGTCTTTACAGAGGGATGTTGATGTTCAAGGAATAGCTGCTGTAAGTAGAGTAATAATACACAAATGAAAGTAGAATATGTGTCATGAAAAGACTGTCCTGCATTGAGTAAGCTAATCAGGCTTAACATGAAATGTAGAAGTTACATGATTAAGAATAGTTTATTTTATAGTTGACCTGTACAAAATGATCAAACGTAATGCAGCAGAAAGGAACAAAGGCTTGCTGGAAATGTTTAAAGGGGATACCAGTATGTTTTGTAAGATgagtaaacatttaaaaagtaagGCGatatgtgaccccccccccccccaaaacaaacgTAAATACACATGGTTTTATTTAGCTATATACTCTGTAGCTTTACACATAACCATGATTCTTAaacaagttgtggcaaaatataAACTCCCGATAGAATTTAGAGTACACTGCAGCGACCGATCATTTATGAAATTCGAAAATGATTTGTTCCAATGTAAATAGGACTTGACATACCAAGTAAATTAATATGAAATATATCTTGCTCCCCAGATACAAAACATTGCATAAATGTTCTCTGAAATCTGTACcatcaaaataaatatttgatatGATTCAAACCAGAACAGATGTGAACTGGTTTCGGTTATTCCAATTGTTTTAAAGTACCAAATCATGTACACTGTGTTGAACTTCTCCTGAGTGATAAGATATCTGGCGGAGACATTAAAGCCTCCTTCATACCGGACTTCTAACCCGACTTTTGGCGTCTTCAATGGTTCGTCTCCCctgtctttttcctctctctgtgtcctcagtCACAGTCACAATACACACATGCATTTGGCAACACTACTAGGGGACACTGGGAGAGACACAGTTACACTGTACTAGACAAATACAGAGACGGGGTCAGAGATGGGGATTTAAACATGAATGGGGCTTGGTTAGAGATAGCTGTACAGGAGATGTCTTAGGGGGAAAAGACCTCGTAGTGTTGGTCCAACAGAGTTCTGGTGAAGTTATTGATGGGGCCAATGGCACTGAGTGTCATGGCAGCGTCTTGTCCCCATAGTAGGTTGGGTCCGAACACCACTGCCAGGTTGGTGTTGTTCATCTTGTTGATCTCACTCTGTGCGGACACCTACATGGGCAAGCATGCATGTTTGTAGAATATCAATAAGAAAACGACTCACTGGTTAATTTACACAAACTGGTAAGGGCCAGTGTCACCGGGCAGTACTAAATGCCCAGAATGATGCTTATTTAGACAGAACCATAGAACAACAGGCGTCCAAAGACAAAACAGGAATGTTTGTCCGAGCTTCTGATAAGTATTCAGCTGGGGATATGATACGACAGCAAACATACCTGCACcaggaactcaatgaggaacttCAGGGAGGTATAGTTCTCCTCGGGGAGCATTGCCAGCATGTTCTGGATCGCAGTCACTTTGGCACTGCTGTCAACATCTGAGGAATGAGCATAAAATAGACCTTTAACGTTACGTGGCTATGACTTAGAACTATCCTCTCAGGATTATGACCTACAAAAACAAATTGACAGCTTTAGCaacaaacataaaaaaatatatcccCATCTACTGTGTGGAGGATAAGAGAGAGTTCCCCAGACTTACTGTGGAAGTTGACAATGTCATTGTAGAGCTGGTATGTGAGGAGGGGCTCTGGTAGTTCTCTGAGGAATGTCTTGAGGATGACAGCTGCCAGGTGAACGTCCTCCATCTGGGAAAAACTCACCTCCTCACCTgcagccacagacacacacaatcacagagCCATACAAATCCCACAGCTACAGCCAAAGAGATAAATGAGGTCTACCCAGGGACTTCATGAACTGATTACATGAACAGATATTATTTTTAGACATTCGTTTAAGAGTAATGAGTGCAAATGCTTCACCCAAGTTATATCTGTGCTGAACATCCTTGACGAGCGTCACGTTGGCTGACCGCCGGAATATCCCCTCAATTTCAAGACCTAAGACAGGACAGAAAAAGGGAGAAACCATGAAAACAAAAACCTTTTGTAAAACAGAATCAAATAGCAGAATTAGCCTTGTTTTGCAATTCAAATACTGAATCCATGTCCAGTATGCATGAAattgtgaaaaaaaaaaattggtctaAAAACCTGAACATCAGAACAAAGACTCAAAAGTTTAACCCATCATCAAGAAAAATGACCACTGGTAAAAATGTGCAAGAATGGTGCTTACCTTGTTCCATTAAGAAGGCCACGGTGTCTCGCATCACCAATGGAACTGCTTCGTTGTCAGAACTTCTCGCTCTTAGCCTTgacaaatcaacaacaaaaactgaAAATCTTAGAAACATCTTACGTATGTAACGTCAAGGTCGGATATTGAGGAAGTAGAGTCAAATAAAAAACAGCCCTCATCCAACTACCTACATTGGCAAGGAGACTCCAAACTGTTGATTGGGTAGTGGTGGACTGCGAGGGGGGGACATCTGGGCCTGAACTGATGGTTTCAGTGAGGCTCTGATTTTTTCATCATAGCTAACGGTTTGGGTGTGAGAAAGCAAAGTAAATGCACTTAACAAACTAGTCAGATATCACAAATAGACATCCTTTACGCAAGCGTGACCAATTCATTGGCAATCTTGAGATACAGTAGTTACATGAAACGTGTGTAAAAAATGTCTTACTCTCGCACCCGGGTGGGTATCACTAGCTGCTCACACTTAACAACGTCCTCCAGTTCACTCAGGTAGTTGATGTAGTTGATCTTTCGTCCAAACTTGAAGCTAGACAAGAAAGGAGACTCCATCACACATGGCAAACACTTTACAGTTGAAAGGAATAGAGCATCTCTCGGTGCTAGAATACTAACCTGATGAGAGGCTTGAAGAGGATGAGAAGAGTCTTGATGAAGATGGTGGGGTGgacaatgtacagtgccttgatGTTCTTCTTGTACCTGAAGAAAGCAGAGCAGTCAGCAAAAGTCAACTTGAATCGGTTCACTTGTTTGAGAAGTCAAGCCATAAGTACAAATAAAGCACATGGTACTTTTCATAGACATAAATATGGGTGAGGGCAAAGTCCACTTCCTCTTTGGCTTTAGTTTTCAGATCTCGAGTGAAATGGAGTGCATCATCATTCATAGGTGAAAAAACTATCAAAATGTGCTTTGCGACTATGGTCTCGTGTCTGGCTGGAGGTAGGGTGGGACTCACTTCCGGTCAAATTCTCTGTAGGCGTCTCTCAGCCAGCTGAGAGATGGCTTGTTCTCACTGGTGAGGCCATTATGGAAGTAGATGAGGGTGTAGTCGCTCTCAACATACTGGTCTAGGGTAGCCTTCAGGTACCTGGATGATAGTATGATAGTTGAGAAGTCAATCCATATCACTTATGAAAACACAACGACTACCGACTTGACTAGCAGCGGGGGAATCAAAGCACAACAAGAAGCTATTTATTAGACATATGGCAGGATGAAAATGTCTCAGTAATCTCAAAACAACAACACCCACATCAGTAGCTTGTGGTGGTCCAGTTCGTGGTGGGGGGGCATCCGACAGGCGTTGAAGACAATCACCTTCCTGCCAAAGTTATCATCACCTtgacagcagagtgagagaggaaacaGTGTCAACTGGATTCAAGACTGAACAGGAAATCGAGGTCAGATAAGCTACACATGTAGAGACAAAGTTCTTACCTGCTACTTCGACAATCTGATGCCTGGCAATATCAtagtatgggtggtcccaggataGGTGTGACCCCTCCCCCAACCGCTTGGATATGTCCGTCTCTGTTGACAGGAAAGGGGACACATTCAACCACGTCACACGTATCTCACTAGCTCATATCTTCGAGGGCAGAGTGCTCAGAATTTCACAACTCAATGTTTCGGCTCTGCCCCGTCACAGACAGTACTTGCTCACTGCTCAGGCACTCTTAGAATGAGTTTGCGAACACACTTTGAGCCTCTTCTCGATGCATACCAAAATAATTAGTTGGTCGAAACATTGCATTTTACAggctaccccacacacacacacacacgactgcaTTGTGTACTTAGTAAACCAAAGTCCTTCTCACAGAGTAAGTCACTAACATGCAGTTGCTCGAGGCGTGGTCAGACAGTGTGCGCTTCATTTGGTATCTCATAAGATGAACCCTTGTACCCTTCTCTTTAATCGTCCGTTCATTAATAACGATTCTGAGAATAATTCAAACTCTAAATCATGGTGCTGTAGATGCATCTATTAGTCACAAATAATGGCACAGTCCTCATCCTCCAATCAGACAAGGGGCTGGAGATCTGCTGTGAAAACAGAAATGAACCAGAAATTTGACTGTGCCTACAAATAGAATGCATAACTCATGTACGCACACTGCATCAGAGGGCAATATGCAATCAAGTTGACATGAGTAACAAAAGGCTCACTGCATTGGGCTGTGAATAAGGCTCTCTTTTACTCTTTCCTTGGACAAATGACAGATTTACATAAAACTACACGATTTTTAGGGAAATAACAGTGATAGCCCTAAAACAACGTTCCATTTCTAAAAACTCAGCTGATCTTACAACAGGCTGATTATTATCATATTACAAGGGTCAACATTTTGCCAGGAATGTGGCGTTTTAAAACAGTGATCTCACGATTTTGTTTTACTCAAAGGATTAGGTGGCTTATAAAACAATAGAAATTCTTTACGCAATTCTCAAATTTCAGCAAgttatttttttgcattgttaCCCAACTGTCCACATCTGACAGCACAGAGAGGTCCAGCTGTCCTTCTAATTGCCTTTAGGTTCTTACCAGACTTGCTCATACTGGAGTCATCTGGGGGCCACAGCTTGTCCCCCATTGGAGACAGTTTGAGCTGGTCCAGGGCATTGCTGGGGGGATCATCTACACCAAGGTCATCATTGAGGTCAACCAGAAGGTCTGAAGACATGGTGGTGAACTATGAGACTCCACACGGAACAAAATCTGGTCAGGTGCTCAGCCAGCCTCCTGTCACAGAAACAAGTGTGTTCATCAACATCCATCCATAACGCATCTAATGCAATGAGATAAGGTGCTATCTCAGCAGTGGGATCACTTTCAGGATCTTTTTTTGCGTCTTCCTCAGAGTCCCTTCCCTATAGCTTAACTTAGACAAATAAAACAGCTAACAAGTGCTTAACAGGCACAGATGCACATTTTTTAAAGATGCCTTTTCTATCGTGCTTTGTGGTAAATTATCACTGCTATAATGGACCCTAGGCACAAAAAAAACATACTTTAAAGCTGTACTGATACATCATAACTGCAGAAGAGCCACTCAAATGGGGCCAGAAAGGACAATGCATGAAACAAATAGGTCTATAAACGTTTGTCCTTCACTCTTTTCAAAGTCCAACCTAAATGAAAAATAGACAAGGCCTAATTCACATCTGCAATCAGGTTAGCATTTGCTAATAATTTGAGGAGATGTCTGTGCAATGAAGCAACAGTTGATTGGCTGGTTTGTTTGTGGAAGTTCTACACATTTCGGTATGAAATGACCCAATTTATCTTACAACACCACAGGGGCTGTGTTTGAAGAAGCAGCCTTGTTGTGTTACCCGTTCTTCGTTTTGTTGGAAGGCTCAAATACAGTCCTCCCCAGCTATGAGATGCAATATGCTTTGACATTTTGGTTCTTTAAAATATCACGACTAGAGTCAGAAACACAATGTATGCGCAGTCCACGTGAGGAGAACTGCATTCAAGCAAAGTGCAATAATTGTATACATCTATAGTAGATAAACTAGCCAAAATATGGTATATTGCTAAACACTGCAACTGCCATATAGTTTAGCTACCGAAATAAGGTGATTCGTGTCTTAGAGAAACAGCTAACGTTACCCAAAACAAGGCTGCAATTTGTCCCGACTCCTCTAGTTAACGTatgccccatatatatatatatatatatataataaaaaacGTTAGCTAACGCCGGACGGTAACGTTACAGTAGTAGGTAACCTAGCTACTCAATGTTTTACAAATATCGATAGATTAAaacaaacgttagctagctaacgcgtCAACTACCAGCAGCAGCTAACCTGTTTAACggtggttagctagctacttaACAATAGTTTAGCTAACAGCTAGCTACCTTGTCAGCTAGCACGGTACAGTACGTTACCATTCGCCTCGGCTGGTTAGGTTAACGTTAACTATCTAACGAGGCTAATCCTCGGTTATTTGAGGCTAATCCAAATGAGCTCGTCTCACGTTTATGTCCTAGCTAGCTATAGAACACGCAAAATACATTGATTCATTCAAACCTAAATCATTAAATTGGTGGATTTACCGTAAAAGCTGTGAAATTGATCCCCGCTGAAAGGCTTGCTATAAGTTGTTATCTCGCTAGGCTACCAACGTTAGCTAGGTCAGTGACAGCTGCTTGCTTCACAAGTCACGAACATCCGGTTTTCGTTCCGTGGGTGGAGAAGAGCTCTCCTTGCCTAGGCCACCACTCTTTCTGACTCCGAAACGAGACAGGGGCAAAGTGCTGTGTGAACTAGGCTTAGCTTTGATTAATGATAGCAGGTTCCAAACTTCCTGTCTGATAGCTCTCCAGCGGTGCTTGCTTTTACTTCATTAGATCTGTATCAAAACAATGTATGAAAAACCTTGTGTAACAACATGCAGAATTCTATTGGCAGTCTCAGATCTGAATTTAGTTTTGATTAATTTCTGTAAAAAGTATTATTGCTGAGTCTACGAGTAATAACAAGCAGATCATGATCAGGAACGCATGTTTATTTCCAATATTACATCAGTTTCCTTTGCATGTAGAGAAAAATGAAAAGAAATAACAATCAATCATCGTCATCGCCGCCTGTTTTGTCAATAACTTTCTTCATCCACCGCCTCATACGGAAAAGATGGGTGTAGAATCCATATTTCCCATCCCTGTCACATCCTTCTCCCCAGGACACAATGCCGATCTGGTACCAACGGTTGTCATCTGGGCTCTGTGAATGAGGATATAAGTCATTCTCATGAGTATATCAAATAAAGTGGGGGATATGAAAGACATTTAATGAGTGAAGTTTGTGTTTCTCTAGTTGTATACCTTCATGACAAAGGGGCCACCGCTGTCCCCTTCACAAGCGTCACCAGTTTTATGTTCCTCTGGTTTGAAGCCTGAAAAGTACATTGGCATTGCGAGGAAGCATCATACTAATGGTAACACCTGTGATTCACCAAATTGTTTATCAAGTCACCAATTCACTTTTGATTAACATATTGGATGGACTTGAGCTGCAGTATACAGCAATTACCACACTGAGATAAGAGCTGAGAACTGCTACTCACCAGCACAGAACATATTGTCAGTGATGCGGATAGAGGTAGAGTCTCTGCAGATATCCTGTTCAACGATGGGTAGATGGATCTGCTGGAGAACTGTGGGTAGAGACTTGGGGGAGGAACTCCATGTCTCATATAGGTTCCCCCAGCCTGTTATACGGCCTTTATAGCCAGCAAACATCAGTCTTGAAGGAGAAATCAAAAAAAGATGCTACCATTGCTAGTAAGGGAAAAAGCTCAGAAATGTTAATAATTCATATTTGATAATTACTGCTAGCTACGGTAAACTCTCTTACGTCTTAGCAACCTGCTTGGTTGGTAGACAGACAGGATGAATCTCATCTGTGAAAGTAATAGGCCTCCTCATGTGCAGCAGAGCAATGTCCCGGTTCAGGTTCTCCTTCCAGTTGTACTTGGGGTGGACAATTATCTCATCAATAGCCACAATCTTCTCTGTGCCCTTCTCAAACCTGGGATTAGGTTGAAATACGGTATGAGCCAAGAATATTTTGCTATGGCTATATTATTGTTTTGTCTTAAGTCTTATGGCATGTCATAGTTCACTGTTGAACTGTGCAAAAGTCAATGTGTGTCGCTTGTTTAATAAAGATAAAATGGTAAAATAGGAGATGGCCACTCACTTAGCTCTGTTATGTTTGCCAAGGCGGACCAGGATGTCATTGATGGTGAAGTTTTTGTTCCATGGTGGATAGAGGATGCAGTGGGCTGCAGTGAGGATCCATTCATCACTGATTAGACTGGCCCCACACAGCAGCTCCTGTGGGCTTTTCTTGTACAACATCACCTGCCTACCATCAAAGCATCCATGAATAACAGGTATCATCATTTTCTTCTGCCAAATTACATCTGTGCCTTTCTTTTTAGGCCGAGGCTGCGGATCTGACTTTTCCGGCCTTGTGCATTTCTCACGGTCAATCGTGAAATGATAATTATTCAGGTTTTACTGGTGAAACGTCCATGC contains these protein-coding regions:
- the LOC109895526 gene encoding rho GTPase-activating protein 1; amino-acid sequence: MSSDLLVDLNDDLGVDDPPSNALDQLKLSPMGDKLWPPDDSSMSKSETDISKRLGEGSHLSWDHPYYDIARHQIVEVAGDDNFGRKVIVFNACRMPPHHELDHHKLLMYLKATLDQYVESDYTLIYFHNGLTSENKPSLSWLRDAYREFDRKYKKNIKALYIVHPTIFIKTLLILFKPLISFKFGRKINYINYLSELEDVVKCEQLVIPTRVRDYDEKIRASLKPSVQAQMSPPRSPPLPNQQFGVSLPMLRARSSDNEAVPLVMRDTVAFLMEQGLEIEGIFRRSANVTLVKDVQHRYNLGEEVSFSQMEDVHLAAVILKTFLRELPEPLLTYQLYNDIVNFHNVDSSAKVTAIQNMLAMLPEENYTSLKFLIEFLVQVSAQSEINKMNNTNLAVVFGPNLLWGQDAAMTLSAIGPINNFTRTLLDQHYEVFSP